The following proteins come from a genomic window of Paenibacillus sp. CAA11:
- a CDS encoding UbiA-like polyprenyltransferase, with protein sequence MFKKIGIFLQMIKFEHTVFALPFAFMGALLGSVSLRGTFPSWAEIGWILLAMFGARSAAMGLNRLIDRVSDKKNPRTAGRAIPAGLLKISEVVIFIIASFVLLFWAAWELNSLAMKLLPIAVFMLVLYSYTKRFTWLCHVVLGFTIALAPLGGWVAVTGQVNWTAMVFFVAIAFWVAGFDIIYSCQDVEFDTKEGLYSIPVRFGVARSLIIAKCFHIVTAAGFVALLVMTDLGWWYIAGMILSFVILFYEHHIVTPKDLSRLQTAFFTMNGVLSIAVFIFTFIDLVVYQY encoded by the coding sequence ATGTTTAAGAAAATCGGCATCTTTTTACAAATGATTAAGTTTGAACATACAGTATTCGCATTGCCCTTTGCCTTTATGGGAGCATTGCTTGGATCTGTTTCGCTTCGAGGAACATTTCCTAGTTGGGCTGAAATTGGCTGGATTCTGCTCGCCATGTTCGGTGCGCGCAGCGCAGCCATGGGACTGAACCGGCTGATCGACCGAGTCAGTGACAAGAAGAACCCTCGTACAGCGGGAAGAGCAATCCCTGCGGGTCTGCTCAAAATAAGCGAAGTTGTCATCTTTATTATCGCCTCATTTGTTCTTTTATTCTGGGCGGCCTGGGAGCTGAATTCACTCGCAATGAAGCTGCTGCCGATCGCCGTGTTTATGCTTGTGCTATATTCATACACCAAGCGATTCACCTGGCTATGTCACGTTGTTCTAGGCTTCACAATTGCGCTGGCTCCGCTTGGCGGATGGGTTGCAGTCACGGGACAGGTGAACTGGACCGCTATGGTGTTTTTTGTCGCGATTGCTTTTTGGGTTGCTGGCTTTGATATTATTTATTCTTGTCAGGATGTGGAATTTGACACGAAGGAAGGGCTTTACTCGATTCCGGTTCGTTTTGGAGTAGCGCGTTCCTTGATCATCGCTAAGTGCTTTCACATTGTAACCGCGGCTGGCTTTGTAGCGCTGCTCGTCATGACAGATCTTGGCTGGTGGTATATCGCGGGTATGATTCTTTCATTCGTGATCCTCTTCTATGAGCATCATATCGTAACACCGAAAGATCTTAGTCGTCTGCAAACGGCCTTCTTCACTATGAATGGGGTGCTGAGCATAGCGGTCTTTATCTTCACTTTTATTGATTTGGTGGTGTACCAATACTGA
- a CDS encoding demethylmenaquinone methyltransferase yields the protein MDSQSSKPKEQFVHEVFESIAPKYDRMNDILSFRRHKAWRKFTMDRMQMSKGDTAIDLCCGTCDWTISMAEASGGEIVGLDFSENMLQVGRSKVTQRSLEGQISLVQGNAMELPFEDGKFDYATIGFGLRNVPDLRKVLSEMKRVVKPGGMVVCLELSKPTWQPFKGIYYFYFEKVLPRLGKLFAKRYEQYKWLPDSLVQFPGRDELAEIFREVGLEKVKAYPLTGGIAALHIGIKETQQHV from the coding sequence GTGGACAGTCAATCTTCAAAACCAAAAGAGCAGTTTGTCCATGAAGTTTTTGAGAGCATTGCTCCCAAATATGACAGGATGAACGACATTTTAAGCTTCCGCCGGCATAAAGCCTGGCGGAAGTTCACTATGGACCGTATGCAGATGTCTAAGGGCGATACGGCCATAGATTTGTGCTGCGGTACATGCGATTGGACAATCAGCATGGCAGAAGCAAGCGGCGGGGAAATCGTTGGGCTTGATTTCAGCGAGAATATGCTGCAGGTAGGCCGCTCCAAAGTTACACAGCGAAGCCTTGAAGGCCAAATCAGCCTTGTGCAGGGGAACGCGATGGAGCTTCCATTTGAAGATGGGAAATTTGACTATGCAACGATCGGCTTCGGACTCCGGAATGTACCGGATTTGCGCAAGGTGCTGTCCGAAATGAAACGCGTGGTCAAGCCTGGCGGCATGGTGGTCTGTCTGGAGCTGTCCAAGCCAACTTGGCAGCCTTTCAAGGGCATTTATTATTTCTACTTTGAGAAAGTTCTCCCGCGATTGGGAAAGCTGTTCGCAAAGCGTTATGAGCAGTACAAGTGGCTGCCCGATTCTCTAGTACAATTCCCGGGCCGCGACGAGCTTGCGGAGATTTTTCGTGAAGTCGGATTGGAGAAGGTTAAAGCGTATCCTTTAACGGGCGGTATTGCCGCATTACACATCGGAATTAAGGAGACGCAGCAGCATGTTTAA
- a CDS encoding UbiX family flavin prenyltransferase, giving the protein MDNQRKRAYVVGITGASGSVYAIKLIETLLQLEYHVHLVITNAGWRVIREELNWNTTDRDKLLEEKFGSFPGKFTYHPIGNIGASIASGSYQVEGMIVMPCSMGTLSGIAHGSSDNLLTRAADVMLKEARPLVLVPRETPLHAIHLENMLKLARLGVKIVPAMPAFYFGPQTMDDLVSFLVGKVLDSLRIEHQLFTRWGEQELDTERS; this is encoded by the coding sequence ATGGATAACCAGCGTAAAAGAGCCTATGTAGTAGGGATCACAGGAGCAAGCGGATCTGTCTATGCCATAAAGCTAATCGAGACGCTGCTGCAGCTGGAATATCATGTGCATCTCGTCATTACGAATGCGGGCTGGAGAGTGATCCGTGAAGAACTAAATTGGAATACAACGGATCGGGATAAGCTGCTTGAAGAGAAATTTGGGTCTTTTCCCGGCAAATTCACCTATCACCCTATCGGTAATATCGGAGCCTCCATTGCGAGCGGCTCATACCAGGTCGAGGGCATGATTGTCATGCCTTGCTCGATGGGTACGTTGTCCGGCATTGCGCACGGTTCGTCAGACAATTTGCTTACACGGGCTGCGGATGTCATGCTTAAGGAGGCAAGGCCTCTGGTGCTGGTGCCGCGCGAAACGCCTCTGCATGCCATCCACCTGGAGAATATGCTGAAGCTAGCCCGCCTTGGCGTGAAGATCGTTCCAGCAATGCCTGCTTTTTATTTTGGACCACAGACCATGGATGATCTTGTCTCTTTCCTGGTGGGGAAAGTCCTTGACAGCCTGAGAATTGAACATCAATTATTCACCAGATGGGGGGAGCAGGAGCTTGACACAGAACGAAGCTAA